The Candidatus Campbellbacteria bacterium genomic sequence GTTTGCACGGCTTTTGTGCGAACAGTGTCGAGCGTAAAGGCTTCACGTGACCAATCAATAGACGAACCCATTGAACGGACTTGACCCACAATGGTGTCGTGTGATTCTTGAGCAAAAGCGTTCACACGTTCAAGAAATGCTTCACGTCCTAGTTCGTGTTTCTTCACCCCTTCTTTTTCTAGTATTTTTTCAACCTTGCTTTGTGTCGCGATTGCAGCGTGGTCTGTCCCTGGAACCCAAAGAGCTTTTTTGCCACGCATGCGTTCAAAGCGAATAATTGTGTCTTGAATTGCAAGCATGAGGGCGTGGCCTGTGTGTAGTGTTCCAGTAACATTAGGTGGAGGAAGGACTACGGAAAATGGAGTTGCGTTAGGAGATGTAATACTTTTTTCCACACATACATCAGGATTAAAATAACCACTCTTTTCCCATTTTGTATAGGTTTCTTTTTCTGTGTGTGTTGGGTCGTACGGTTTGAGGAATTTCTCGTGAGGCATACTTGCTATTCTAGCAACAGAAGTGAAAACAGAGAAATCGAATATATACATTTACGGGAATGTAACTACACGTGTGGATAAAGGACACTCAGTCCTGTGAGTTCAATAAAAATAAGACGAGCATGTATAAAGGACATTTTTTGTACATAAAGGACATGCGCGACGATTGCGGCGTCCACTGGTATAAGTATGATGTCTTTTATAAAGGACATTTACGATATGGGTTGGGTGGTTTGGTGTATTCGTTTTGCTGGTATTGCAGAATATGTGGTGTGTATTGGACAGAGATATTCGTGGGGTGTGTGATAAAAAAGTAAAAGTATTGTGATGGTAAGTATTGACTATGTTTAAAGATAGTTTTATAGCGTGATATGCGATATCTACAAATTTCAAAATAATGTCTTTAAAAAGCAATATTGACCAAAGGGTAAGTGTAAAGTAGTGTTTATATAAATTTGATCTCTGTGGTGGAGACATTTTTAAATTGTGGAAAAAGTAGGATGAAAAGTCTTTATTAATTTTATTTGTAATTTTTAAACTTGCGTATACAGCAAGTTATTAATCGTATATATGAATTTCATTACTAACGCATCGTATAAAACATATCGAGGTATCGGTCTTACGTTCATGGCAGCGCTCCTTATTGTTGGAGTGTTTTCTTTTAATGCACTGAATGCAAATGCACTGGTCGCACCCCTGTGTGAACCAAATAACCCAGACATTATTTACAGTGATTCAGATACACAAGTAGAAGGTGGTGGTTCTGCAGTAGCTGTTACTCCTCACTCTGTGTGGCTATCAACAGTGTCAATTCCAGGAGCGACATGGGTTTGGGATGCGGACAAGACACCCGCGAATGATACGGGTTCAAATCCAGCAGGAACACTTACTTTCACGAGAACGTTTACTATCACAGATACTCCAACAGGAGCAACTCTTGATATAACTACAGACAATAGTTACGTTGCAACAATAAATGGTCATGCGATTGGTTCTGATGGCACCTGGCAGTCGGTTGAATCATACGTCATTCCTGCGGGCGATCTTCTATCAGGTACAAACACACTGACGATTGTAGCAACCAACGACGGACCAGATGGGCCGGGAAATCCCGCGGGCTTGCTCTACAAGCTCACCGTGAATAGCGAAGTGTGCCCACCAGATCTTGATTTTGGTGATGCACCAGACCCAGGACACAGCTACCCAACACGGCTTGTTTCTGACGGGGCACGACACGTGATTGTTCCTGGCGTATACCTCGGAACTCTTATTGATGCAGAGACAGATGTAGTTCCCGGGTCAGACGCACTTGAAGATGATAACTTTGGTATTGATGACGAAGATGGGGTTCTCATTACATCCTCTCCTGTGGCATGCCCAACCAATCACGGGTGTATCCTTGTAACGGGCACGACAGCAACTATGGAAGTAACCGCATCAGTTGCAGGATACATTGATGCATGGGTTGATTGGAGTACGAGCGGTGTCTTCGAACCAACCGATAGGATTTTCAACAACCAGCCTGTTGTTGCAGGTCTCAACACGCTTACATTCGCCGTTCCAATTGATGGAAATGCCTCCAACTATGTTGAAAGTTTCTTGCGAGTTCGATTCCACACAACAGATGGCGCACTTCTTCCAAGCGGGCTTGCTTCTGATGGAGAAGTGGAAGATTACCAAATTGCGATTCGCAATTGGTGTGAACCTGGACAAGAACCGGGCACTGACCCAGGATATCCATACAGTTGTATTCCAGTTCAAGCTTGCCGCGTAGATGTTGTGAGTGCAGTCGGTGACCAAGGTGTTGGCAATGGAAACGCTGTTGCAGCATGGATTCACTCTGGCTGGACCACAGCACTCAACAGTGTTGCCACATGGATTTGGGATTCATACCAGATACAAAATCTTGCAGTAGATGAATCAAAAACATTCACGAAAGACTTCTACGTTGACGGTCCTGTCAATGACGCAACACTAAACCTTGCAGCAGACAATCGCTACTGGGTTACTATCAACGGCAATCCAATCATCTCAAACACAGGTGAATTCAACTATGGAGCAGTCACTGGTCCTACTGATGTGACAACAAACGTTGTCTCAGGATGGAATACCATTGAATTTAAGATTGAAAACATTGCAAATGGTGAATTGAACCCAGAAATAAATCCAGCTGCTGGAATCTACCAGCTTGTGGTGAATGGACGTGAAGAAGGTGTGTGTGAGCAACCACCAGCTGACGACACAACACTCACCGTCATCAAAATGACGAACCCTGACGGATCTACACAGCCTTTTGACTTCACACTCGATAGCGAGGCATTCGCGACTCTTCAGGACAACGACGACGGCTCAGGTGCAATACCTGTTGCAACAGGAACACACCTTCTTGCAGAAATCGGTCTTCCGGATTGGGGTCTCACTGGTTGGGAGTGTCGCAACGACGCGGAACAACTTGTGGGAACGGATATGGGTGAAAGTGGCATTGAGCTCGACTTCTCACACGGCGACGACATCACGTGTACATTCACAAACACAAAAGATGAAGCACCTTTCTGTGAAGGAAATCTCATCAAAAACGGAAGTTTTGAGGCACCGATTGTTACTGACAACGGAGGCGACTGGCAACTTTTTGCAAACCTTACTCCGGGACTTGAGTGGATTGCAAAGCTGGTAGACACAGAAACAGATGCTCCTCTAGAGATTCAGGCAGGTTACTCAGGGTGGGTTGCGCAGAATGGTGACCAATATGCAGAACTCGACTCAACAGCACCAACAACGATTTCTCAAAATGTTGTGACAACTCCAGGACAAGCATACAAATTAACCTACTGGCGTGCGACACGTCCCGGAACGCTTCCAGAAAACAACGCAGTATGGGTCACACAAAATGGCGAACAAATTGATAGTAACGTTTTTGGGGTAACATCAAGTAATCCTGACTGGTA encodes the following:
- a CDS encoding DUF642 domain-containing protein, with translation MNFITNASYKTYRGIGLTFMAALLIVGVFSFNALNANALVAPLCEPNNPDIIYSDSDTQVEGGGSAVAVTPHSVWLSTVSIPGATWVWDADKTPANDTGSNPAGTLTFTRTFTITDTPTGATLDITTDNSYVATINGHAIGSDGTWQSVESYVIPAGDLLSGTNTLTIVATNDGPDGPGNPAGLLYKLTVNSEVCPPDLDFGDAPDPGHSYPTRLVSDGARHVIVPGVYLGTLIDAETDVVPGSDALEDDNFGIDDEDGVLITSSPVACPTNHGCILVTGTTATMEVTASVAGYIDAWVDWSTSGVFEPTDRIFNNQPVVAGLNTLTFAVPIDGNASNYVESFLRVRFHTTDGALLPSGLASDGEVEDYQIAIRNWCEPGQEPGTDPGYPYSCIPVQACRVDVVSAVGDQGVGNGNAVAAWIHSGWTTALNSVATWIWDSYQIQNLAVDESKTFTKDFYVDGPVNDATLNLAADNRYWVTINGNPIISNTGEFNYGAVTGPTDVTTNVVSGWNTIEFKIENIANGELNPEINPAAGIYQLVVNGREEGVCEQPPADDTTLTVIKMTNPDGSTQPFDFTLDSEAFATLQDNDDGSGAIPVATGTHLLAEIGLPDWGLTGWECRNDAEQLVGTDMGESGIELDFSHGDDITCTFTNTKDEAPFCEGNLIKNGSFEAPIVTDNGGDWQLFANLTPGLEWIAKLVDTETDAPLEIQAGYSGWVAQNGDQYAELDSTAPTTISQNVVTTPGQAYKLTYWRATRPGTLPENNAVWVTQNGEQIDSNVFGVTSSNPDWYMSPEVTFIATSSLTNLAFKDIGSSADSLGTFIDSVCLVPTKNPEPKTCSLDVVSDTTNVVVETGLNAVATWVHPGWTTSIPGATWIWKSLNVENPTSDEIYTFTKYFNWTDTTKLVSANLDLATDNSYRVWVNDQGVSTSTDENNFSAADSYDVKSLLVNGTNKITVEVKNWALGGSTAETNPAGALYKLTLTGEDGSCTPDPLPQCSDGIDNDEDGFTDWPSDTTCGGPSDNDEQGGGGDEQRGTIIIKKEVTDGSDSDVNFFFNATWLGEEGTFSLTGGDEKSYVLAPGEYGVDEAQKLGWTLTNESCVSDNPTPTKVFSEIQTQITSDITLHDGEVVTCTFINDQDKKNNGDDDGGGQSSGGGGRSHRNRSSSTGEVLGEQVLGDQVALAPVGAPNTGFGGLKMCFY